The proteins below come from a single Polymorphobacter fuscus genomic window:
- the nuoE gene encoding NADH-quinone oxidoreductase subunit NuoE: MSLPEPLAADIRHAVASHAPGVGAGSDGNADPRGAVLEALRLVQHAEGWVSDYRVADIAALLGMTTAEIDNLATFYSHIFRRRVGKRLIMLCDGASCYLNGADALRDAVQARLGIGFGETTPDGEFTLLNVCCVGGCDRAPAAVTGRDRRLCGPLAPGDLDALLADAE; this comes from the coding sequence GTGAGCCTGCCCGAGCCCCTTGCAGCGGACATCCGCCACGCCGTCGCCAGCCATGCCCCCGGCGTTGGCGCCGGGTCCGACGGCAACGCCGATCCGCGCGGCGCGGTGCTCGAGGCGCTGCGGCTGGTCCAGCACGCCGAAGGCTGGGTGTCGGACTACCGCGTCGCCGATATCGCCGCGCTGCTCGGCATGACGACGGCCGAAATCGACAACCTCGCCACTTTCTACAGCCATATCTTCCGCCGCCGCGTCGGCAAGCGCCTGATCATGCTGTGCGACGGTGCCAGCTGCTACCTCAACGGCGCCGATGCGCTGCGCGATGCGGTGCAGGCGCGGCTCGGCATCGGCTTTGGCGAAACCACCCCGGACGGCGAGTTTACGCTGCTCAATGTCTGCTGCGTCGGCGGCTGCGACCGGGCGCCGGCCGCCGTCACCGGCCGCGACCGGCGCCTGTGCGGGCCGTTGGCGCCGGGCGATCTCGACGCGCTGCTGGCCGACGCCGAATGA
- a CDS encoding complex I 51 kDa subunit family protein: MTGLPLTRHARPDRRPHSLAEWRALGGYDAVAAARAMAPAAVVDMVAAAALNGRGGAGFPAATKWRFMPAPGTTPGDGPSYLIVNGDEMEPGAFKDRLFLEALPHQLIEGAIIAAHAMHVTEAIVLVRDAYRTGIAAMETAIAEAEAAGLLGGLHMRVHGSAGRYIVGEETALIEALEGKRAVPRKRPPFPAQSGLWGRPTTVNNVETIANAPVILAGGADAFRALSRTGEGGTKLFGISGRVHRPQLIEAPMGTTARELIDRCGGVSGSGVLRAFQPGGGASGFLGPEHLDVPLDFGHVAAAGSMFGTGTMIVLDDSACPIGVVARHMRFYARESCGWCTPCREGLPWAARILDALEAGTARATDLDVLRMTAAEGSPRGRSFCDLMGGAMQSLGSALARFGDLFDDHLAHGCTIGARH; the protein is encoded by the coding sequence ATGACCGGGCTGCCGCTCACCCGCCACGCCCGGCCCGACCGCCGGCCGCACAGCCTGGCCGAATGGCGCGCGCTCGGCGGCTATGACGCGGTGGCGGCGGCGCGCGCCATGGCCCCGGCCGCCGTCGTCGACATGGTCGCGGCGGCCGCGCTCAACGGGCGCGGCGGCGCCGGCTTTCCCGCGGCGACGAAGTGGCGCTTCATGCCGGCGCCCGGCACGACACCCGGCGACGGCCCCAGCTACCTCATCGTCAACGGCGACGAGATGGAGCCGGGCGCCTTCAAAGACCGGCTGTTCCTCGAAGCGCTGCCGCACCAGCTCATCGAAGGCGCGATCATCGCCGCCCATGCCATGCACGTCACCGAGGCGATCGTGCTCGTCCGCGACGCCTATCGCACCGGCATCGCCGCGATGGAGACCGCCATTGCCGAGGCCGAGGCGGCGGGCCTGCTCGGCGGGCTGCACATGCGCGTCCATGGCTCGGCCGGCCGCTATATTGTCGGCGAGGAAACAGCGCTGATCGAAGCGCTGGAGGGCAAGCGCGCGGTGCCGCGCAAGCGCCCGCCGTTTCCGGCGCAATCCGGCCTGTGGGGGCGGCCGACGACGGTCAACAATGTCGAAACCATCGCCAATGCGCCGGTCATCCTCGCCGGGGGCGCCGACGCCTTTCGCGCCCTGTCGCGCACCGGCGAAGGCGGCACGAAGCTGTTCGGCATCTCCGGCCGCGTCCACCGCCCGCAGTTGATCGAGGCGCCGATGGGGACGACGGCGCGCGAGCTGATCGACCGCTGCGGCGGCGTGTCGGGCAGCGGCGTGCTGCGCGCTTTCCAACCCGGCGGCGGCGCCAGCGGCTTTCTCGGCCCCGAACATCTCGACGTGCCGCTCGACTTCGGTCATGTCGCCGCCGCCGGATCGATGTTCGGCACCGGCACGATGATCGTCCTCGATGACAGCGCCTGCCCGATCGGCGTCGTCGCCCGCCACATGCGCTTCTATGCCCGCGAAAGCTGCGGCTGGTGCACGCCGTGCCGCGAAGGCCTGCCCTGGGCGGCGCGCATCCTCGACGCGCTGGAGGCCGGCACCGCCCGCGCCACCGACCTCGACGTGCTGCGCATGACGGCGGCCGAAGGCAGCCCGCGCGGACGCAGCTTCTGCGACCTTATGGGTGGCGCCATGCAGTCGCTCGGCTCGGCACTGGCGCGCTTCGGTGACCTTTTCGACGACCATCTGGCGCATGGCTGCACCATCGGAGCCCGGCATTGA
- the nuoG gene encoding NADH-quinone oxidoreductase subunit NuoG — protein MTARIHIDGRAVTVPAGRDLLSTCLDAGVAVPHFCWHRAMGSVGACRLCAVKVYNSPDDPGHIEMACMTAVADGQRIEVADPEAAFFRARVIEWLMVNHPHDCAVCEEGGACQLQDMTIASGHHRRRAGPEKRTHRNQYLGPLLTHEMNRCIACYRCTRFYRDYAGGRDLDVFGAHDRVYFGRAEDGVLESPFAGNLDEVCPTGVFNDKGWSNVYARPWDMAETPSVCTHCSVGCNVTLSARAGRLRRAINRRHDAINGDFLCDRGRYGATFAQSPRRLVDARAAGQPVAVAAALDRVAALLAQGPAIGIGSPRASLEANYALRRLVGPDRFFAGVSDSETALVDRIAAQLAGAAQIASLADIETADAALVLGEDLTGTAPRAALSLRQMARGAERDLAAQKGVPAFLDSAVRVAGEGRRSPITLVTPLPDALDSIAALPLRRTPDAIAAFGHAVAAAIGGAPAADADVAATAAALAGAAAPLVIAGAGLGDIAIIDAAAAVAAALGARARLALFPPETNSLGLSLLGALPLCDRPANAGTVIVLENDLFARCDPAQVDALFAGRTVIALDCIDTATTGRADIVLPVASIADAAGTFINHEGRAQRAFAAIADGPPAAWRMLAALGAVSRDTNQIRSSRASLDFARDEREGGAALQTRRAAEPDLDSLLAALVHDCPHLAAVLDAAPGAGFTTAVGRIARAPARFSGRTASDRAGRIGDATPPTDPDSPFSWTMEGAAFESLPQMLFAGAPVIVAGSHPAPVAVAPPPPSGSGLRLIPLHDPFRGGETDQASSILAARAPAPRLLLHPADAAALGLSAGDPVSADGAPAPALTLDPAMPRGHVGLTTRHTSPRRIRLEGRP, from the coding sequence TTGACGGCGCGCATCCATATCGACGGCCGTGCGGTGACGGTGCCGGCCGGGCGCGACCTGCTGTCGACCTGCCTCGATGCCGGCGTGGCGGTGCCGCACTTCTGCTGGCACCGCGCCATGGGGTCCGTCGGCGCCTGCCGGCTGTGCGCGGTCAAGGTTTACAACAGCCCCGATGACCCCGGCCATATCGAGATGGCGTGCATGACCGCGGTCGCCGACGGCCAGCGTATCGAGGTCGCCGATCCGGAGGCCGCCTTCTTCCGCGCCCGCGTCATCGAATGGCTGATGGTCAACCACCCGCACGATTGCGCCGTGTGCGAGGAAGGCGGCGCCTGCCAGTTGCAGGACATGACCATCGCGTCAGGTCACCACCGGCGCCGGGCAGGGCCGGAGAAGCGCACCCATCGCAACCAGTATCTGGGGCCGCTGCTGACGCATGAGATGAACCGCTGCATCGCCTGCTATCGCTGCACGCGCTTCTATCGGGACTATGCCGGCGGCCGCGATCTCGACGTCTTCGGCGCGCACGACCGCGTCTATTTCGGCCGTGCCGAGGACGGCGTTCTCGAAAGCCCGTTTGCCGGCAACCTCGACGAAGTCTGCCCGACCGGCGTCTTCAACGACAAGGGCTGGTCGAACGTCTATGCCCGGCCGTGGGACATGGCCGAAACACCATCGGTCTGCACCCATTGTTCGGTCGGCTGCAATGTCACCCTGTCGGCGCGCGCCGGGCGCCTGCGCCGTGCCATCAACCGCCGCCACGACGCGATCAACGGCGACTTCCTGTGCGATCGCGGCCGCTATGGTGCGACGTTCGCCCAGTCGCCGCGCCGGCTGGTCGATGCGCGCGCAGCCGGCCAGCCCGTCGCCGTGGCGGCAGCGCTCGATCGTGTCGCAGCGCTGCTGGCACAGGGTCCGGCCATCGGCATCGGCTCACCCCGCGCCTCGCTGGAGGCCAATTATGCGCTGCGCCGGCTGGTCGGGCCGGATCGCTTCTTCGCCGGCGTCAGCGACAGCGAGACGGCGCTGGTCGATCGCATCGCCGCGCAGCTCGCCGGGGCGGCGCAGATCGCCAGCCTCGCCGATATCGAAACCGCCGATGCCGCGCTGGTTCTGGGCGAGGACCTGACCGGCACCGCCCCGCGCGCCGCGCTTTCGCTGCGCCAGATGGCGCGCGGCGCCGAGCGCGACCTGGCGGCGCAAAAAGGCGTGCCGGCGTTCCTCGACAGCGCCGTCCGCGTCGCCGGCGAGGGCCGCCGTTCGCCGATCACGCTGGTGACGCCGCTGCCCGACGCCCTCGACTCCATTGCCGCCCTGCCGCTGCGCCGCACGCCGGACGCCATCGCCGCCTTCGGCCATGCGGTGGCGGCCGCCATCGGCGGTGCGCCGGCCGCCGATGCGGACGTCGCCGCGACCGCGGCCGCGCTTGCCGGGGCCGCCGCGCCGCTGGTCATCGCCGGCGCCGGCCTCGGCGACATCGCCATCATCGACGCAGCCGCGGCGGTCGCCGCCGCGCTCGGGGCCCGCGCCCGGCTGGCGCTGTTCCCGCCCGAAACCAATTCGCTCGGGCTTTCGCTGCTCGGCGCGCTGCCGTTGTGCGATCGGCCCGCCAACGCCGGGACGGTGATCGTCCTCGAGAACGACCTTTTCGCGCGCTGCGACCCAGCGCAGGTCGATGCGCTGTTCGCCGGCCGCACCGTCATCGCGCTCGATTGCATCGACACCGCGACCACCGGGCGTGCCGACATCGTGCTTCCCGTCGCCAGCATCGCCGACGCCGCCGGCACCTTCATCAACCACGAAGGCCGCGCCCAACGCGCCTTCGCCGCCATCGCCGATGGCCCGCCGGCGGCGTGGCGCATGCTGGCGGCATTGGGCGCGGTGTCACGCGACACAAACCAAATCCGCTCATCCCGAGCGTCCCTCGACTTCGCTCGGGATGAGCGGGAGGGTGGAGCCGCGCTGCAAACCCGTCGGGCAGCCGAGCCCGACCTCGACAGCCTGCTCGCCGCGCTGGTCCACGATTGCCCGCACCTCGCCGCCGTCCTGGACGCCGCCCCCGGCGCCGGCTTCACCACCGCCGTCGGCCGCATCGCCCGCGCCCCGGCACGTTTTTCCGGTCGCACCGCATCGGACCGCGCCGGCCGCATCGGCGATGCCACGCCGCCCACCGACCCCGATTCCCCCTTCAGCTGGACGATGGAAGGCGCGGCGTTCGAATCGCTGCCGCAAATGCTGTTCGCCGGCGCGCCGGTGATCGTCGCCGGCAGTCACCCGGCCCCGGTCGCTGTTGCGCCACCCCCACCGTCCGGCAGCGGCCTGCGCCTCATCCCGCTTCACGATCCCTTCCGCGGCGGAGAGACCGACCAGGCCAGCTCCATCCTCGCCGCCCGGGCGCCCGCACCGCGCCTGCTGCTCCACCCCGCCGACGCCGCTGCGCTGGGCCTGTCCGCCGGTGACCCCGTGTCGGCCGATGGCGCCCCCGCGCCGGCCCTCACGCTCGACCCCGCCATGCCCCGCGGTCACGTCGGGCTGACCACCCGCCACACCAGCCCGCGCCGCATCCGGCTGGAGGGCCGGCCATGA
- the nuoH gene encoding NADH-quinone oxidoreductase subunit NuoH, with protein sequence MIAAWPVLLFSLVLVAALLVAAGVFTWVERRVLGFMQERLGPNRVGPFGFLQWVADTIKLLTKEDAPPQGADAAAFRLAPALAALPTLAGFGVVAFGNGLAVAPLDMGLVFIIGMLALTVYALVLGAWASRNRYALLGGLRAAAQMLAYEAFLGLSLMGVVVLAGSFALADIVAAQQGLWFIIVQPIGAVLFFIAALAAAHRLPFDLQESENDLVAGFMTEYSGMSFALFFLGEYVAVLLVCALAVTLFFGGWLGPVLPGPVWFGLKVSLLAFVFIWVRAALPRPRYDQLIAFAWKFALPLALANLLVTGWLVVA encoded by the coding sequence ATGATCGCGGCCTGGCCCGTCCTGCTGTTCTCGCTCGTCCTCGTGGCGGCGCTGCTGGTCGCCGCCGGGGTGTTCACCTGGGTCGAACGCCGCGTCCTGGGGTTCATGCAGGAACGGCTTGGCCCCAACCGCGTCGGACCGTTCGGCTTCCTGCAATGGGTCGCCGACACCATCAAGCTGCTGACCAAGGAAGACGCGCCGCCGCAGGGCGCCGATGCCGCCGCCTTCCGCCTCGCCCCGGCGCTCGCCGCGCTGCCGACACTCGCCGGCTTCGGCGTGGTCGCCTTCGGCAATGGCCTTGCCGTCGCGCCGCTCGACATGGGGCTGGTGTTCATCATCGGCATGCTGGCGCTGACCGTCTATGCGCTGGTGCTCGGTGCCTGGGCATCGCGCAACCGCTATGCGCTGCTCGGCGGCCTGCGCGCCGCGGCGCAGATGCTCGCCTATGAGGCGTTTCTCGGCCTGTCGCTGATGGGGGTGGTGGTGCTGGCGGGCAGCTTTGCCCTGGCCGACATCGTCGCTGCCCAGCAGGGCCTGTGGTTCATCATCGTCCAGCCGATCGGCGCGGTGCTGTTCTTCATCGCCGCGCTCGCCGCTGCCCACCGGCTGCCGTTCGACCTGCAGGAGTCGGAAAACGACCTCGTCGCCGGCTTCATGACCGAATATTCGGGGATGTCGTTCGCGCTGTTCTTCCTTGGCGAATATGTCGCCGTGCTGCTGGTGTGCGCGCTGGCGGTGACGCTGTTCTTCGGCGGCTGGCTGGGTCCCGTGCTGCCCGGCCCGGTTTGGTTCGGGCTCAAGGTCAGCCTGCTCGCCTTCGTCTTCATCTGGGTCCGCGCCGCGCTGCCGCGCCCGCGTTATGACCAGCTCATCGCCTTTGCCTGGAAATTCGCGCTGCCGCTGGCGCTGGCCAATCTGCTCGTCACCGGCTGGCTGGTGGTGGCATGA
- the nuoI gene encoding NADH-quinone oxidoreductase subunit NuoI, whose translation MIGMLKSLWAVGRKLLAPTQTQLYPEEQPLLAPRYRGRIILSRDPDGAERCVACNLCAVVCPVDCIEVVKAETVEGRWYPETFRINFARCIFCGLCEEACPTAAIQLTPDFELADYARASLVYDKPDLLIAGTGKYPGYRYWDVAGKAQPAPPSVDVKGLEP comes from the coding sequence ATGATCGGCATGCTCAAATCGCTGTGGGCGGTCGGCCGCAAGCTGCTGGCACCAACCCAGACGCAGCTGTACCCCGAAGAACAGCCGCTGCTGGCACCGCGCTATCGCGGCCGCATCATCCTCTCGCGCGATCCCGATGGCGCCGAACGCTGCGTCGCATGCAACCTGTGCGCGGTCGTCTGCCCGGTCGATTGCATCGAGGTCGTCAAGGCCGAGACGGTGGAGGGTCGCTGGTACCCCGAAACCTTCCGTATCAACTTCGCGCGCTGCATCTTCTGCGGCCTGTGCGAGGAAGCCTGCCCCACCGCCGCCATCCAGCTGACGCCCGATTTCGAGCTTGCCGACTATGCCCGGGCGTCGCTGGTCTATGACAAGCCCGACCTGCTGATCGCCGGCACCGGCAAATATCCGGGCTATCGCTACTGGGATGTCGCCGGCAAGGCGCAACCCGCGCCGCCGAGTGTCGATGTGAAGGGGCTGGAGCCATGA
- a CDS encoding NADH-quinone oxidoreductase subunit J: protein MNGFVLWAGATALLAALMTVTRTTIVHALMYLVAMLLALAAMFFALGASFAGALQILVYAGAIVAVFVFVVMTVEAGPAIAAQERARLRGAWRGPALLVALLLVPLLAGLVPGTAAALPVSAKAVGALLFGPWALAVELASFLLLAALLGARHLARRTPEDGQ, encoded by the coding sequence ATGAACGGCTTCGTCCTCTGGGCCGGTGCCACGGCGCTGCTGGCGGCGCTGATGACGGTGACGCGCACCACCATCGTCCATGCGCTGATGTATCTGGTCGCCATGCTGCTGGCACTGGCGGCGATGTTCTTCGCGCTCGGCGCGAGCTTTGCCGGGGCGCTGCAGATCCTCGTCTATGCCGGCGCCATCGTCGCGGTGTTCGTCTTCGTCGTCATGACAGTGGAGGCCGGACCCGCCATCGCGGCGCAGGAGCGCGCGCGCCTGCGGGGTGCCTGGCGCGGGCCGGCGCTGCTGGTCGCGCTGCTGCTGGTGCCGCTGCTGGCTGGCCTTGTCCCCGGCACCGCCGCTGCCCTGCCGGTTTCCGCCAAGGCGGTCGGCGCGCTGCTGTTCGGCCCCTGGGCGCTGGCGGTGGAACTGGCGTCGTTCCTGCTGCTGGCGGCGCTGCTCGGCGCCCGCCACCTTGCCCGCCGCACGCCGGAGGATGGCCAGTGA
- the nuoK gene encoding NADH-quinone oxidoreductase subunit NuoK, protein MLAIAAALFAIGLFGVMARRGVLFQLLSLEIMLSGPALAFVAAGSARGDPQGQGMFILILVLAAAEVAIGLSLYLRLSRIADVTDSDSISDLQG, encoded by the coding sequence ATGCTCGCCATTGCGGCGGCCTTGTTCGCCATCGGGCTGTTCGGCGTCATGGCGCGGCGCGGCGTGCTGTTCCAGCTGCTGTCGCTCGAAATCATGCTGTCGGGCCCGGCACTGGCCTTTGTTGCCGCCGGCAGCGCCCGCGGCGACCCCCAGGGCCAGGGCATGTTCATCCTCATCCTCGTGCTGGCGGCGGCCGAAGTCGCCATCGGCCTGTCGCTCTATTTGCGGCTGTCGCGCATCGCCGATGTGACCGACAGCGATTCGATCAGCGACCTGCAGGGCTGA
- a CDS encoding NADH-quinone oxidoreductase subunit L yields the protein MIPALTIFHLLLFVPAPALAAFLVLGLAPVYLSRRFVMVVAVIGGVLPLLLMAGMASLCLSGQCQGVAPIFDLMVGPAHVDLALLLDPLSTVVGMTVTQIGACVMVYSVDYMAGAKTSDLRRFFALMNLFLAAMLTMVLAGDSILYFLGWELMGMCSFFLIAYNIGSSRAIAAGRKAFIMSRIADALLLAGLLLLFIAAGSVRIEALIPAGLALPPQQRTIIAAMLLGGALGKSAQLPFHTWLPSAMAGPTPVSALLHSATMVAAGAYLMARFAPLLAEAPGVMMAMAIGGAATALFGAFTALFQNDVKRLLAFSSISQIGFMLLALGVGSPAAAMAHFVIHALFKSLLFLSAGDMAHSAGDDTSIAAMRGAAKRRPLAFATFAAGAASLSGLPLVTAGWWSKEEILDAALASDPLGPLLWGAALLSAVLTATYAFRPVLAALQPGAVEAHPHPTGPATAVPLVLLAIGAITGGLLVGPIIHLLGGVHPEMPAFTMLIAAAAPLTGLAFSVAITRIPALAQRVATARHLRQGLRIDVRYHVWFVQPFQRLVQRLSGARGHRPDPFGALPVRLVLWLKRQAIDRFTRDGFDRLWMGLAATAPPLWAAARRSQTGRVRHSVMAMTAGAAALLVLALMTTRPTMGMTTWP from the coding sequence ATGATCCCGGCGCTGACCATCTTCCACCTGCTGCTGTTCGTGCCGGCCCCGGCGCTGGCGGCGTTCCTCGTCCTGGGGCTGGCGCCGGTCTATCTGTCGCGTCGCTTCGTCATGGTCGTCGCCGTCATCGGCGGCGTGCTGCCGCTGCTGCTGATGGCGGGCATGGCATCGCTGTGCCTGTCGGGCCAGTGCCAGGGCGTTGCCCCCATCTTCGACCTGATGGTCGGGCCGGCGCATGTCGACCTGGCGCTGCTGCTCGATCCGCTCAGCACCGTCGTCGGCATGACGGTGACGCAGATCGGCGCCTGCGTGATGGTCTATTCGGTCGATTACATGGCCGGCGCCAAGACGAGCGACCTGCGGCGCTTCTTTGCGCTGATGAACCTGTTCCTTGCCGCCATGCTGACGATGGTGCTCGCCGGCGATTCCATCCTCTACTTCCTTGGCTGGGAGTTGATGGGCATGTGCAGCTTCTTCCTCATCGCCTATAATATCGGTTCGTCGCGGGCGATCGCTGCCGGGCGCAAGGCCTTCATCATGTCGCGCATCGCCGATGCGCTGCTGCTCGCCGGGCTGCTGCTGCTGTTCATCGCCGCCGGATCGGTGCGGATCGAAGCGCTGATCCCGGCCGGGCTCGCCTTGCCGCCACAGCAACGCACGATCATCGCCGCCATGCTGCTCGGCGGTGCGCTCGGCAAATCGGCGCAGCTGCCCTTCCACACCTGGCTGCCGTCGGCGATGGCGGGGCCGACGCCGGTCTCCGCGCTGCTCCATTCCGCCACCATGGTCGCCGCCGGTGCCTATCTGATGGCGCGCTTTGCGCCGCTGCTCGCCGAAGCGCCCGGCGTGATGATGGCAATGGCGATCGGCGGTGCCGCCACGGCGCTGTTCGGCGCCTTCACGGCGCTGTTCCAGAATGATGTGAAGCGGTTGCTGGCGTTCTCCTCGATCAGCCAGATCGGCTTCATGCTGCTGGCGCTGGGGGTCGGCTCGCCGGCGGCGGCGATGGCGCATTTCGTCATCCATGCGCTGTTCAAGTCGCTGTTGTTCCTGTCCGCCGGCGACATGGCGCACAGCGCCGGCGACGACACCTCGATCGCGGCGATGCGCGGCGCCGCCAAACGCCGCCCGCTGGCCTTTGCCACCTTTGCCGCCGGCGCTGCCTCGCTGTCGGGCCTGCCGCTGGTCACCGCCGGCTGGTGGTCGAAGGAGGAAATCCTCGATGCGGCGCTGGCGTCCGATCCGCTCGGGCCGCTGCTGTGGGGCGCCGCGCTGCTGTCGGCGGTGCTGACCGCGACCTATGCCTTCCGCCCGGTGCTGGCGGCGTTGCAGCCCGGCGCGGTGGAGGCGCATCCGCATCCAACCGGGCCGGCGACGGCGGTGCCGCTGGTGCTGCTCGCCATCGGCGCGATCACCGGCGGGCTGCTGGTCGGGCCGATCATCCACCTGCTCGGTGGCGTCCACCCCGAAATGCCGGCGTTCACCATGTTGATCGCGGCGGCAGCGCCGCTGACCGGGCTGGCGTTCTCGGTCGCCATCACCCGCATTCCGGCGCTGGCGCAGCGTGTCGCCACGGCGCGCCATCTGCGCCAGGGCCTGCGCATCGACGTGCGCTACCATGTCTGGTTCGTCCAGCCGTTCCAGCGACTGGTGCAGCGCCTCAGCGGCGCCCGCGGCCATCGCCCCGATCCGTTCGGCGCGCTGCCGGTGCGGCTGGTGCTGTGGCTGAAACGCCAGGCGATCGATCGCTTCACCCGCGATGGCTTCGACCGGCTGTGGATGGGCCTGGCCGCCACGGCGCCGCCGCTGTGGGCCGCGGCGCGCCGCAGCCAGACCGGCCGCGTCCGCCATTCGGTGATGGCGATGACGGCCGGCGCGGCGGCGCTGCTGGTGCTCGCCCTGATGACCACGAGACCGACGATGGGAATGACGACGTGGCCCTGA
- a CDS encoding complex I subunit 4 family protein gives MALIAMILLPLLGGCAALFAARLGRNAERWLSVLVLIAGLAALVSAIVDGGGDGRWLAISRTPWAPAMGVQLLFAMDGLSAAMLAISLGLGLIAVFVSWKTQANSGLFHAALLWTVAASNGVFLTFDLLVLAFFWELMVVPSFLLIALWGHGEREAAAMKFLIFNAVAGLGLLAAVFWMAATAPVITFDAFVLAGSGIAPAAQVWLLGGFALAFIVKLAVPPFHAWLPDAHTQAPTAGSILLAGLLLKTGAYGLFRFPPLLFPDGYLVLAPWGLALGSFGALYGAVMACGQTDAKRLVAYTSVAHMSIVLMGICGGVHFALMGAAIEMVAHAFSASALFLLIGAVYDRVGTRDLRELGGLQRTAPRFAAAFALFFAAVLAMPGTANFLGEALVITGMFQVNWVFAAIALAALVVSVVYATRLLKEIVFGEPQARPITVDLSARELALVVVLGTCTIWFGLLPQLLMVPMAPAVEAAIAAIDAAR, from the coding sequence GTGGCCCTGATTGCGATGATCCTGCTGCCGCTGCTCGGCGGCTGCGCCGCACTGTTCGCGGCGCGCCTCGGCCGCAATGCCGAACGCTGGCTGTCGGTACTGGTGCTGATCGCCGGGCTGGCGGCGTTGGTTTCCGCCATCGTCGATGGCGGCGGGGATGGCCGCTGGCTGGCGATCTCGCGCACCCCCTGGGCGCCGGCGATGGGCGTGCAACTGCTGTTCGCCATGGATGGCCTGTCGGCGGCGATGCTCGCCATCTCGCTCGGCCTCGGGCTGATCGCGGTGTTCGTGTCGTGGAAGACGCAAGCCAATTCCGGCCTGTTCCACGCCGCGCTGCTGTGGACGGTGGCGGCGTCGAACGGCGTCTTCCTGACGTTCGACCTGCTCGTGCTGGCGTTCTTCTGGGAGCTGATGGTCGTCCCCAGCTTCCTGCTCATCGCGCTCTGGGGCCATGGCGAACGCGAAGCCGCGGCGATGAAATTCCTCATCTTCAACGCCGTTGCCGGGCTGGGGCTGCTGGCGGCGGTGTTCTGGATGGCGGCCACCGCGCCGGTGATCACCTTCGACGCCTTTGTCCTGGCCGGCAGCGGCATCGCGCCGGCGGCGCAGGTCTGGCTGCTCGGCGGCTTCGCGCTGGCCTTCATCGTCAAGCTGGCGGTGCCGCCGTTCCACGCCTGGCTGCCCGATGCCCATACCCAGGCGCCGACGGCGGGGTCCATCCTGCTGGCCGGGCTGTTGCTCAAGACCGGCGCCTATGGCCTGTTCCGCTTCCCGCCGCTGCTGTTTCCGGACGGCTATCTGGTGCTGGCACCCTGGGGGCTGGCGCTGGGCAGCTTCGGCGCGCTCTATGGCGCGGTCATGGCCTGCGGGCAGACCGACGCCAAGCGGCTCGTCGCCTATACGTCGGTCGCGCACATGAGCATCGTGTTGATGGGCATTTGCGGCGGCGTCCACTTCGCGCTGATGGGCGCCGCCATCGAAATGGTCGCCCATGCCTTTTCGGCGTCGGCGCTGTTCCTGCTCATCGGCGCAGTGTACGACCGTGTCGGCACGCGCGACCTGCGCGAACTCGGCGGGTTGCAACGCACCGCGCCGCGCTTTGCCGCCGCCTTTGCATTGTTCTTCGCTGCCGTGCTGGCGATGCCGGGCACCGCCAACTTCCTCGGCGAAGCGCTGGTCATCACCGGCATGTTCCAGGTCAACTGGGTGTTCGCCGCCATCGCGCTGGCAGCGCTCGTCGTCTCGGTCGTCTATGCGACGCGATTGCTCAAGGAGATCGTCTTCGGCGAACCCCAGGCGCGGCCGATCACCGTCGACCTGTCGGCGCGCGAACTGGCGCTGGTCGTCGTGCTCGGCACCTGCACCATCTGGTTCGGGCTGCTGCCGCAACTGCTGATGGTGCCGATGGCCCCGGCGGTCGAAGCCGCCATCGCCGCCATCGACGCGGCGCGGTGA